A window of Exiguobacterium sp. Helios genomic DNA:
GACTGTCCATGATAAGTCAACTTCATCTAAAATGACCTCCTGAGATTAATGGTATCAACAGAAGATTTAGTTCCCTTCTCCCCAGGCACATAAACCTTTTACCGCAGGTTGCAACGTATAAGCGGCGTCTGTCAAGCGGTACTCGACATGCAGGACGGCTTCATCAAATTCAATCCGTTCGACCATCCCGAGCCGTTCGAGTTCCTTTAACTGATCGGTCAAGACTTTCCGGGAAATACCGGGAATCGCGCGTTGTAACTCTAAAAAACGTTTCGGACCGTCCTCTAGCGTGCAATATAACTGTGGACGCCATTTCCCGCCGATGATGGCGAGCGCCCGATTGACTGGAAATTGTTCTGTCGTCATTACTTCCGTCTCTCCTTCAGGTAGTTACTTCAAAGTGCGTACTATGCAGTCGAGTGTATCGTAAGTTATCGTTGTCGTAAATCAAAATGCAAAGGAGTTGGATGTTATGACATATCCACGTAATTTTTCGCACATCGGACTGTCTGTCCCAAATTTAGAACAAGCCATTTCGTTTTACTCGGAGGTCATGGGCTGGTATATCATCATGGAACCGTCCGATGTCGTAGAAGACGATTCACCAATCGGTGTCATGTGTACGGATGTCTTCGGAGCCGGCTGGGAAAAATTCCGCATTGCGCATATGGCGACGGGTGACCGGGTCGGGATCGAGTTATTTGAGTTCCCGAACAACGAAAAACCGGAAAACAACTTTGAATTCTGGAAAACAGGCATTTTCCACTATGCGATTCAAGATCCGGACATCGAAGGCATGGTCGAAAAAATCGTCGCGCACGGCGGCAAACAACGGATGCCGATCCGTGAATATTATCCGGGCGAAAAACCGTACCGGATGGTGTACTGTGAAGATCCGTTCGGCAACCTCGTTGAACTGTACTCCCATTCGTATGAACTGACCTACTCGGAAGGAGCGTATTAAAATGAAAGCATGGCTAAATCACGCAGGCGACACTATCGATCAATGGACATTTGAAGAAGTCGAAACACCCACACCGGGTGAAGGGCAGGCCATGATTCGCGTCCAAGCCGCCGCCTTGAATCCTGTTGATTATAAAGCGACGAAAAATCCGGCTTGGACGTACCCGCATATTCCGGGTGTTGATTTAACCGGTATCGTTGAACAAGTGGAGAAAAACGTAACGGGTGTCGAGCCCGGTGACCGGGTGGCAATCCATACGAACCTCCAAAAAAACGGAGCCTTTGCGGAATATGCAGTCGTCGATGCCCGTGCCCTGGCCAAAATTCCGGATGCTGTCAGCTTCACCGAGGCAGCGGCGATTTTGTGTGCCGGGATGACCTCCTATGAAGCAATCGTTCAAAAGATGAACACGACCGGTAAAGAAACGATCCTCATCCATGCCGGTGCAGGTGGTGTCGGCGGAATCGGTATTCAACTTGCCAAACGTCTCGGGTTATCCGTTGCGACGACGGCCTCAAAGGAAAATCACGATTGGGTCAAGAAACTCGGTGCGGATCTTGCCATCGACTATAAAAAAGAAAACGTGACAGAAGCCATCCGAAACTGGACGAACGGTCGCGGTGCTGATTTGATTTTCAACACGGTAGGTCGTGATGAAGCAACAGCGGATTTCGGACGCCTCGCTTTTTCCGGTCAACTTGCCTTCATCGCCGGTGGACCCGATCAATCGGTCGTCAAACCGTTTACGCTCTCTCCGTCCGTTCATGAAGTCGCACTCGCTGCTGCTTATGCGAGCGAAGATGACCGTGCCATCCGGAATCTCGGTCATATGGCAAGTGAGCTTCTAAAACTCGTTGCAGCAAAAGAACTGAATCCGCTCGTCACGGAAGAAATTCCGGCGGCAGACATCGTCAAAGGCTTACAACGTTTGTCAGAGCGCCACGTCCGCGGAAAAATCATCGCGACGTTTTAACATATCTTATTTCTACAACAAAAGCAGCAGTACTTCCTCATGATTCAGGAAAGCACTGCTGCTTTTTCATGCTGTCATCCGGTCATTGGTATTTCGGACGTTTCGTAATTTGTACCGAACGTCCGACGAGTTTAAAGCCGACTGCTTGATAAATCTTGTTCGACGTCGGATTCGACCAGTCCGTGTACAATGACACCATCGGATACTGCTGTAATAAATGCTCGGACAAACATGCCACTAAGTAAGAAGCAATCCCTTGTTTCCGCCATTTTAGCGGGGTGAAGACATACGAAATCGTCACACCCGAAGCAGTTGGTCGACTGGAAGACGCCATCGCGAGTAACTGCTCCCCGTCGAACAGACCAAACAAGGTATCTGCTTGAATATGTTTTAGGATCGTTTGTTTATTTTTCAAACGACTGCGTTCTGTCGCGGGTAAGGCGCCGGTCTCTTGGATGAATGACCAGCCGAACGCAACAGCCTGATCAGCAAACCGTTCCTCGATTAGACGGAACTCATAGTCGAGCGTTACCGGAGGAATCACCGTCGTCAATGCGTAAATCCCTTGATCCATCTTGATTTGAAACGGACTGTGCGAAGCCAGCAACGGTTTAATGATTGCCTGCTCGCCGACATATCCGGGGCAGTTCAAAATCCGTGATAACTTTCGAATTCCTTCGTATGTAAACACATCCCCTGCCAGGATTGCCTGTTCTTCAATTGTTTGCAGGACGACAATCGTCCGGTCTCCCTCTTCTGCAATCGCCATCAAAATCGGGACATCCCCCCGTTCGAGTATCCCGAGCGGCAACTGATGGACATCAGGTCGTCGTTCAAGCAACGGGACCGCAACCTGTTTGAAGCTCTCATAATCACGATAATGGGTCAACATCTGAAAACAGCTCCTTTTCTTTGTTTTCAGTGTATCAAAAAAAAGAACGCATGACGGATGATTCTCATCATTTCCGTCATGCTCGGCTCACTTCACTCATGCTCGGCTCACTTCACTCATGCTGTCGTAATTAATTCTGTTTTGCGACCGCCAGGAACGCTTTACTCCACTTCACCGGATCCACCGACCAGGTCCGCAAAGCGTCCTGTTCTTCTTTGGAAATGTAGGCCGTCTCGACAGCTGTCTCCAGCAATTCTGTAAAAGTCAGTAACGCATCCGCTTCCACTTCGGCCGCCGTTAAGTTTTCCTTCAGTCGTGTCATGCCGTAAGAGAAGATGGCTTGAATCCGGACAACGGTTGCCCCGGCTGCTTCAACTGCTTGGGTGGCTTCAATCGAGGACGTCCCCGTCGACAATAAGTCTTCGACGACGATGACACGTTGTCCAGCTTGCAAACGTCCTTCAATCTGATTCCCTTTTCCGTGTCCTTTGGCACTCCCTCGGATATAAATCATTGGAAGACCGAGTCGTTCCGCGACGAGCGCCGCATGCGGAATACCGGCTGTTGCCGTCCCGGCGATGACATCGACGTTTAAGAGCCGGATGCGTTCCGCTAATTTGTCGGCAATCAGCGTCCGAACGGCCGGACTGGATAAAGTCAGCCGGTTGTCACAATAAATGGGCGACCGTAACCCGCTCGCCCACGTATACGGTGTCGTCGGTGCTAACGTGACCGCTTCGATTTCGAGTAAAGCCTTTGCCAGTTGATTCATGATCTGATCCCCTTCCATTCTGAGAGTAATGCTTCATAGACGGCTTTCGGATCCTCTGCCTGTGTGATGGCACGTCCGATGACGAGATCCGTCGCCCCGTTTCGTCCGGCGTCCGTCACGGTCGCAATCCGTTTTTGATCATTTGCTGCCGTCCCGTTCGGCCGGATTCCCGGAGTGACCAGTTGGAATCCGGGTCGACAGATGGCCTTGATGTGCGTCGTATCGAGAGCGGAACACACGACTCCGTCAAGACCGGCCTGTTCGGCTTCGCGTGCATAGTGCGCAACCACCTCGTCCATCGTGTGTGGAATCATCAGTTCGGTTAACATCGCTTGATCGGTCGATGTCAGTTGGGTGACGGCAATCAACCGTGTATCGGCCGACGTCTCACGTAATCCTGCAAGGGCCGCCTGCATCATTGTTTTTCCACCTGCTGCGTGGACGTTCGTCAGTTCAACACCGAGTTGACCAATGATCCGCATCGTCCGTCGGGCAGTTTCTGGAATATCATGGACTTTTAAATCGAGAAAAACAGCATGTCCTTGTTTGACCAAATGCCGGACAAAAGCGGGACCTTCCGCATAATACAGCTCCATCCCGATTTTGACTGCCGGACGGTGTGGTGCCAATTTTTCTAAAAATCGTTCGACTTGGTTGGCTGACTCAAAATCAAGCGCGATGTAAAGTTGCTCCATATGCTTTCCCCCTGATGTCCAAAATGTGTTCAATGCCTAACTCGTCCATTCGTTTCGGCAATGCCGTTATCAGTTCCTGACAAATGAACGGATTCACGAAATTTGCCGTTCCAATCGCTACCGCTGACGCGCCTGCGTAAATCATCTCGAGTACATCATCCACTTCCATGACGCCTCCCATCCCGATGATCGGAATCGAGACGACTTGGGCGACATCGTGAATCATCCGAATGGCAACCGGTTTGATGGCTGGTCCGGACAATCCGCCGATCCGGTTAGCCAAAATCGGTTGACCGGTCCGAACGTCGATCCGCATCCCGACAAGTGTATTGATCATCGTCAGTCCATCCGCACCCGCCTGTTCAACTGCTTGGGCCATCTCAACAATCGACGTGACATTTGGAGATAATTTGACATAGACCGGTTTTTCGGAAACCGCTTTGACGCGCCGTGTCAGCTCAGCCGCCATCTTCGGATCCGTTCCGAACTGCAACCCGCCGGACTTGACGTTTGGACAGGAGATGTTCAACTCGATTGCTTTAACGACCGGATCCCGGCTGATCCGTCTCGTGACTTCCTCATATTCTTCTGGTGTCGAGCCGGCCACATTCGCAATGATTTCTGTATCAAACTGACTGAGAAACGGTAATTTCTGTGCGATGATTCCTTCAACACCCGGATTTTGTAAACCGATCGCATTCAGCATGCCCATACCGCTCTCTGCAACCCGCGGCGTCGGATTGCCATACCGTTCTTCCCCGGTCGCCGCTTTGATCATGATGCCTCCAAGCATGGATAAATCGTACAGTTTGGCAAACTCTTCACCGAATCCGAAACATCCGGACGCCGGAATGATCGGATTTTTTAAATTCAGACCGGGTAACGTCACATGTAGACGGTTCATAGAATCACCTCTTCTGCCCGGAAGACCGGACCATCGGAACAGGTTTTGACATAATGTCCGTCAGGTGTCGGACAGACACAAGCGAAACAGGCGCCAATGCCGCACCCCATCCGGTTTTCAATCGATAAAAACTTATGTTCGATCGGAACCTGTTGAATCGAGCGTAACATCGGTTCCGGTCCACAGGCGAACAGTGTATCGAACCGCTTGCTGTCGAGTGCGGCGGTCACGAATCCTTGAATTCCTGCTGTCCCGTCGACGGTCGTCACCGTCGTCGGACCAAGTTTTCGAAACTCGTCTTCATAAAAGACACTGTCTGCCGTATCGAATCCCAAAATTGCTTCGCAGGCAATTCCCCGTTCGACCAGTCGACGCATCGTGTAATAGAGCGGTGGAACCCCGATACCTCCCCCGACCAACACAATTTTGGCATCACGCGCGACATGTTCGACCGGAAACCCGTTTCCGAGTGGGCCGAGTGCATCGATTTGATCCCCCGCCCGAAGACGCGCCAGTTCTTTTGTACCTTGACCGATTTCCTTGAACAAAAATGTGATTAAATCTCCTTCGACGTTAGCAATCGAGATCGGGCGACGTAATAATGGACCGACCCGCAAATGCATGAACCGCCCTGGTTCGATAGGCGTCGCGTCAGGACGGCGACAGACTAATTCTGTCGCGCCTGAAGCAATTTGTCGTCGTGTCACGACCGTCAAAAGTTGAATCATCGAGTCACCACCTTTTTCATATAGTCGAATGGCTGAATGGCACTGGCTTCAAAGGACAGGCTTTCAATGACCCGTAATAAGGCTTCCGCGGTATCAAGAGAAGTCAGACAGACGACATTGTTTTCTGCTGCTGCCCGGCGAATGATGAAGCCGTCTTTCGTGACTTGCGAATCCCGACTCATCGTATTGATGACATATTCAACTTCCGCTTTTTCAATCCATTCGAGCATTGACCCTTGTTCCGAACCGAGCTTACCGACGACTTGGACACGCAGACCGTGCTCCGCCAAGACACCGGCTGTTCCGGCCGTGGCAAGAAGTGTAAAGCCGAGTGCCGTAAAGCGTTTGGCGAGATCGAGCATTTCCTGTTTATCCTGATCAGCGACCGTCAACAAGACACGGCCGTGTTCCGGAATCGCCATACCGGAGGCAAGCAACCCTTTATAAAGCGCTTTTTCGAGTGTCCGGTCCGTTCCAATGACTTCTCCGGTCGATTTCATCTCCGGTCCGAGCGACGGATCGACTTCCTTCAGCTTCGCAAACGAGAAGACCGGTACTTTTACAGAGACCAGTTCTTCTTCCGGTAAGACGCCACTCGTCAATCCGTAAGATGCGAGCGTATCTCCCAAGATGACATTCGTCGCCAGGCGTGCAACCGGTAAGCCGGTGACTTTTGAGATGAACGGGACGGTCCGACTTGCCCGCGGATTGACTTCGAGCACATACAGTTCTCCGTCTGCAAAGACGAATTGGATATTAAGCAATCCTTTGATCCGGAAGGCTTTGGCAATCCGCGTCGTATAATCGACAATCAAATCCTTGATCGCTTGCGGTACCCGTTGCGGCGGATAAACGCCGATGGAATCCCCGGAGTGGACGCCGGCCCGTTCGATATGTTCCATGATGCCCGGAATGACAACATCTTCTCCGTCACAAATCGCATCCACCTCAAGTTCCATTCCGGTCAAATAACGGTCGACGAGAACCGGACGTTCCGGCGAGGCAATGACGGCGTGTTTCATATAATGTTCCAGCTCCTGCTGTCCGTAGACAATCTCCATCGCACGTCCGCCCAGGACATAAGACGGGCGGACGAGAACCGGATACCCGAGCTCGCTTGCCGCTTCTGTCGCTTCAGCTACTGTGACAGCTGTTTTCCCCGGAGGTTGCGGAATTTCAAGCTGTGTCAGGGCCGCTTCAAACTGTTTCCGATCTTCTGCCCGGTCGAGATCCTCAAGAGCCGTTCCAAGAATCTTCACCCCTTCCGCTTCCAGCGATTCAGCTAAATTGATTGCCGTCTGTCCGCCGAATTGCACGATGACCCCGATCGGCTGTTCGTTTCGGATGACTTCGAGTACATCTTCCGTCGTCAAGGGTTCAAAATAGAGCCGGTCAGAAATCGAGAAGTCAGTTGAGACCGTCTCCGGGTTATTGTTGACGATGATGGCTTCATATCCCGCTTCACGAATCGCTTGAATGGAATGGACCGTTGCATAATCAAACTCCACCCCTTGCCCGATCCGGATCGGTCCGGAACCGAGGACAAGAATCGACGCCCGTGTTGTTGGTGTCGCCTCGTTTTCAACTTCGTACGTGCCGTAGTAATACGGTGTGTCGGATGCAAATTCCGCTGCACACGTATCGACCATCTTATAAACTGGATGCAGTCCCGCTTCGTTACGGATGGACCGGACAGCTGTCTCGGTTTGTTCCGTAATCCGGGCAAGCATTTGGTCACTGAAGCCATAGCGTTTGGCATGACGCAGGCGTTCCTGTGTCAATCCATTCTTGACGATGTCCTGTTCAATTCGGTGGATGTGATGCAGTTTTTCTAAGAATAACCGGTCGATGCTTGTCCATTCGTGCAACTGTTCGACGGTATAACCGCGTTCGATGCCGGCATAGAGGGCAAACAATCGTTCATCCGTCGCTTTGACGATTTGACGGTGCAGATTGGCTTCATTCATTTCAGCAAAACGTGTCATGTGTAAATCGGATTGACCGATTTCAAGCGAACGGACTGCTTTCAGCAAGGCTTCCTCCATCGTCCGTCCCATGGCCATCACTTCACCCGTCGCTTTCATCTGCGTCCCGAGTGTCCGGTCCGCCGACTCAAACTTATCAAACGGCCAACGGGGAATCTTGGCGACGACATAGTCAAGTGCCGGTTCGAACGAAGCAAAACTTGTTTCCGTAATCGGATTCTTCAACTCGGATAAGGCATACCCGACGGCGATTTTCGCGGCCAGTTTAGCAATCGGATATCCTGTCGCTTTCGAAGCCAGTGCCGAAGAACGCGATACACGCGGATTCACTTCGATGACATAATACGTGAAACTCACCGGATCGAGTGCGAATTGGATATTGCACCCACCTTCGATCCCGAGTGCACGAATGATATCGAGCGATACATTACGCATCATCTGATAATCGCGGTCGGATAACGTTTGTGTCGGAGCAAAGACGATCGAGTCACCCGTATGGACACCAACCGGATCAAAGTTTTCCATCGCACAGACGATGATTGCCTGGTTCGTCGCGTCACGCATGACTTCAAATTCGACTTCTTTCATCCCGGCGATTGATTTCTCAAGTAAAACCTGTGTCGCCGGACTGACTTTGAGTCCACCTTCGACAATCCGGATGAACTCATCCATCGTTTCAGCGATGCCGCCACCGGTTCCACCAAGCGTATATGCCGGTCGAATAATGATTGGAAGACCGATTTTCGCACAAAAGTGTTCGGCTTCTTCGACTGTATGCACGATCTCACTTTCCGGAACACCGTGCCCGAGTCTAAACATCAATTTTCTGAACAAATCACGATCTTCCGCTTCCTCGATTGCCGTCAGCTTCGTCCCGAGCAGCTCGACGCCATATTCGGCAAGAACACCCAGTCGATCCAGTTCAACAGCAAGATTCAGACCCGTTTGTCCGCCGAGAGTCGCGAGTAACGCATCGGGACGTTCTTTCCGGATGATCCGGGAAACAAACTCTGCTTGTAACGGTTCGATGTACACGCGGTCCGCTACTGTCGGATCCGTCATGATGGTCGCCGGATTGGAGTTAACGAGAACGACTTCGTACCCTTCCTCTTTTAAGGCTTGGCAGGCTTGTGTTCCGGCATAATCAAATTCCGCCGCTTGTCCGATGACGATTGGACCGGATCCGATAACGAGAATCTTTTGAATATCTTGACGTTTAGGCATGAGAGACCTCCTGTTGGTTCGTGATTTCTGTTAAAAATTGATCAAATAAATCATTGGCATCCATCGGTCCGGGAGAAGCTTCAGGGTGATACTGAACGGAAAAGACGGGGTGGATCGTATGCCGGATTCCTTCAACGGTCCCATCATTGATCGCCCGGTGCGTCAGCATGAGATTCAACCCGACCAGCGACTCTTCCTCGAC
This region includes:
- a CDS encoding helix-turn-helix domain-containing protein — protein: MTTEQFPVNRALAIIGGKWRPQLYCTLEDGPKRFLELQRAIPGISRKVLTDQLKELERLGMVERIEFDEAVLHVEYRLTDAAYTLQPAVKGLCAWGEGN
- a CDS encoding lactoylglutathione lyase family protein, coding for MTYPRNFSHIGLSVPNLEQAISFYSEVMGWYIIMEPSDVVEDDSPIGVMCTDVFGAGWEKFRIAHMATGDRVGIELFEFPNNEKPENNFEFWKTGIFHYAIQDPDIEGMVEKIVAHGGKQRMPIREYYPGEKPYRMVYCEDPFGNLVELYSHSYELTYSEGAY
- a CDS encoding zinc-binding dehydrogenase, with translation MKAWLNHAGDTIDQWTFEEVETPTPGEGQAMIRVQAAALNPVDYKATKNPAWTYPHIPGVDLTGIVEQVEKNVTGVEPGDRVAIHTNLQKNGAFAEYAVVDARALAKIPDAVSFTEAAAILCAGMTSYEAIVQKMNTTGKETILIHAGAGGVGGIGIQLAKRLGLSVATTASKENHDWVKKLGADLAIDYKKENVTEAIRNWTNGRGADLIFNTVGRDEATADFGRLAFSGQLAFIAGGPDQSVVKPFTLSPSVHEVALAAAYASEDDRAIRNLGHMASELLKLVAAKELNPLVTEEIPAADIVKGLQRLSERHVRGKIIATF
- a CDS encoding GNAT family N-acetyltransferase, whose protein sequence is MLTHYRDYESFKQVAVPLLERRPDVHQLPLGILERGDVPILMAIAEEGDRTIVVLQTIEEQAILAGDVFTYEGIRKLSRILNCPGYVGEQAIIKPLLASHSPFQIKMDQGIYALTTVIPPVTLDYEFRLIEERFADQAVAFGWSFIQETGALPATERSRLKNKQTILKHIQADTLFGLFDGEQLLAMASSSRPTASGVTISYVFTPLKWRKQGIASYLVACLSEHLLQQYPMVSLYTDWSNPTSNKIYQAVGFKLVGRSVQITKRPKYQ
- the pyrE gene encoding orotate phosphoribosyltransferase; its protein translation is MNQLAKALLEIEAVTLAPTTPYTWASGLRSPIYCDNRLTLSSPAVRTLIADKLAERIRLLNVDVIAGTATAGIPHAALVAERLGLPMIYIRGSAKGHGKGNQIEGRLQAGQRVIVVEDLLSTGTSSIEATQAVEAAGATVVRIQAIFSYGMTRLKENLTAAEVEADALLTFTELLETAVETAYISKEEQDALRTWSVDPVKWSKAFLAVAKQN
- the pyrF gene encoding orotidine-5'-phosphate decarboxylase; amino-acid sequence: MEQLYIALDFESANQVERFLEKLAPHRPAVKIGMELYYAEGPAFVRHLVKQGHAVFLDLKVHDIPETARRTMRIIGQLGVELTNVHAAGGKTMMQAALAGLRETSADTRLIAVTQLTSTDQAMLTELMIPHTMDEVVAHYAREAEQAGLDGVVCSALDTTHIKAICRPGFQLVTPGIRPNGTAANDQKRIATVTDAGRNGATDLVIGRAITQAEDPKAVYEALLSEWKGIRS
- a CDS encoding dihydroorotate dehydrogenase, with protein sequence MNRLHVTLPGLNLKNPIIPASGCFGFGEEFAKLYDLSMLGGIMIKAATGEERYGNPTPRVAESGMGMLNAIGLQNPGVEGIIAQKLPFLSQFDTEIIANVAGSTPEEYEEVTRRISRDPVVKAIELNISCPNVKSGGLQFGTDPKMAAELTRRVKAVSEKPVYVKLSPNVTSIVEMAQAVEQAGADGLTMINTLVGMRIDVRTGQPILANRIGGLSGPAIKPVAIRMIHDVAQVVSIPIIGMGGVMEVDDVLEMIYAGASAVAIGTANFVNPFICQELITALPKRMDELGIEHILDIRGKAYGATLHRA
- a CDS encoding dihydroorotate dehydrogenase electron transfer subunit; its protein translation is MIQLLTVVTRRQIASGATELVCRRPDATPIEPGRFMHLRVGPLLRRPISIANVEGDLITFLFKEIGQGTKELARLRAGDQIDALGPLGNGFPVEHVARDAKIVLVGGGIGVPPLYYTMRRLVERGIACEAILGFDTADSVFYEDEFRKLGPTTVTTVDGTAGIQGFVTAALDSKRFDTLFACGPEPMLRSIQQVPIEHKFLSIENRMGCGIGACFACVCPTPDGHYVKTCSDGPVFRAEEVIL
- the carB gene encoding carbamoyl-phosphate synthase large subunit — its product is MPKRQDIQKILVIGSGPIVIGQAAEFDYAGTQACQALKEEGYEVVLVNSNPATIMTDPTVADRVYIEPLQAEFVSRIIRKERPDALLATLGGQTGLNLAVELDRLGVLAEYGVELLGTKLTAIEEAEDRDLFRKLMFRLGHGVPESEIVHTVEEAEHFCAKIGLPIIIRPAYTLGGTGGGIAETMDEFIRIVEGGLKVSPATQVLLEKSIAGMKEVEFEVMRDATNQAIIVCAMENFDPVGVHTGDSIVFAPTQTLSDRDYQMMRNVSLDIIRALGIEGGCNIQFALDPVSFTYYVIEVNPRVSRSSALASKATGYPIAKLAAKIAVGYALSELKNPITETSFASFEPALDYVVAKIPRWPFDKFESADRTLGTQMKATGEVMAMGRTMEEALLKAVRSLEIGQSDLHMTRFAEMNEANLHRQIVKATDERLFALYAGIERGYTVEQLHEWTSIDRLFLEKLHHIHRIEQDIVKNGLTQERLRHAKRYGFSDQMLARITEQTETAVRSIRNEAGLHPVYKMVDTCAAEFASDTPYYYGTYEVENEATPTTRASILVLGSGPIRIGQGVEFDYATVHSIQAIREAGYEAIIVNNNPETVSTDFSISDRLYFEPLTTEDVLEVIRNEQPIGVIVQFGGQTAINLAESLEAEGVKILGTALEDLDRAEDRKQFEAALTQLEIPQPPGKTAVTVAEATEAASELGYPVLVRPSYVLGGRAMEIVYGQQELEHYMKHAVIASPERPVLVDRYLTGMELEVDAICDGEDVVIPGIMEHIERAGVHSGDSIGVYPPQRVPQAIKDLIVDYTTRIAKAFRIKGLLNIQFVFADGELYVLEVNPRASRTVPFISKVTGLPVARLATNVILGDTLASYGLTSGVLPEEELVSVKVPVFSFAKLKEVDPSLGPEMKSTGEVIGTDRTLEKALYKGLLASGMAIPEHGRVLLTVADQDKQEMLDLAKRFTALGFTLLATAGTAGVLAEHGLRVQVVGKLGSEQGSMLEWIEKAEVEYVINTMSRDSQVTKDGFIIRRAAAENNVVCLTSLDTAEALLRVIESLSFEASAIQPFDYMKKVVTR